A single Hippopotamus amphibius kiboko isolate mHipAmp2 chromosome 5, mHipAmp2.hap2, whole genome shotgun sequence DNA region contains:
- the IFIT5 gene encoding interferon-induced protein with tetratricopeptide repeats 5, whose product MSEIPKDSLKAILLELECHFTWNLLKEDIDLFEVEDTIGQQLEFLTTKSRLTLYNLLAYVKHLKGQNKDALECLKQAEEIIQREHSDKEELRSLVTWGNYAWVYYHMDQLKEAQKYIDKVGNVCKKLSSPSNYKLERPEIDCEKGWALLKFGGKYYQKAKAAFEKALEAEPDNPEFNIGYAITVYRLDDSDREGSIKSFSLGPLRKAVTLNPDNSYIKVFLALKLQDVHAEAEGEKYIEEILDQISSQPYVLRYAAKFYRRKNSWDKALELLKKALEATPTSSFLHHQMGLCYRAQMIQIKKATRNRPKGKDKLKVDELITSAIFHFKAAVERDSMFAFAYTDLANMYAEGGQYSNAEDIFQKALRLENITDDHKHQIHYHYGRFQEFHRKSENTAIHHYLEALKVKDRSSLRTKLTSALKKLATKRLGHNASDVQSLSALGFVYKLEGEKRQAAEYYERAQKIDPENAEFLTALCELRLSI is encoded by the coding sequence TGAAATTCCTAAGGACTCCTTGAAGGCCATTCTGTTGGAGTTAGAATGTCACTTCACATGGAACTTACTTAAGGAAGACATTGATCTGTTTGAGGTAGAAGATACAATTGGGCAACAGCTTGAATTTCTTACCACAAAATCCAGACTCACTCTTTATAACCTGTTGGCCTATGTGAAACACCTAAAGGGCCAAAATAAAGATGCCCTGGAGTGCTTGaaacaagcagaagaaataatACAGCGAGAACACTCGGACAAAGAAGAATTACGAAGTCTGGTCACTTGGGGAAACTATGCCTGGGTTTATTATCACATGGACCAGCTTAAAGAAGCTCAGAAGTATATAGACAAGGTAGGTAACGTCTGCAAGAAATTGTCCAGTCCTTCTAACTACAAGCTAGAGCGTCCAGAGATTGACTGTGAGAAAGGGTGGGCTCTCTTGAAATTTGGAGGAAAGTATTACCAAAAGGCTAAAGCAGCTTTTGAGAAGGCTCTGGAAGCAGAACCAGACAATCCAGAATTTAACATCGGCTATGCCATCACGGTGTATCGTCTGGATGATTCTGACAGAGAAGGGTCTATAAAAAGCTTTTCTCTTGGCCCCCTGAGGAAAGCTGTTACCCTGAACCCAGATAATTCCTATATTAAGGTTTTTCTGGCACTGAAGCTTCAAGATGTACATGCAGAAGCTGAAGGGGAAAAGTATATTGAAGAAATCCTGGACCAAATATCATCCCAACCTTATGTCCTTCGTTATGCAGCCAAATTCTATAGGAGAAAAAATTCCTGGGACAAAGCTCTTGAACTTTTGAAAAAGGCCTTGGAGGCGACACCGACCTCTTCTTTCCTGCATCACCAAATGGGACTTTGCTATAGGGCACAAATGATCCAAATCAAGAAGGCCACTCGCAACAGACCTAAAGGAAAGGATAAACTGAAAGTTGATGAGCTGATTACATCGGCTATATTTCATTTCAAAGCAGCTGTGGAACGAGACTCTATGTTTGCATTTGCCTATACAGACCTGGCCAACATGTATGCTGAGGGAGGCCAGTATAGCAATGCTGAAGACATTTTTCAGAAAGCTCTTCGCCTGGAGAACATAACTGACGATCACAAACATCAGATCCACTACCACTATGGCCGCTTTCAGGAATTTCACCGTAAATCGGAAAATACTGCCATCCACCATTATTTAGAAGCCTTAAAGGTCAAAGACAGGTCATCTCTGCGTACTAAATTGACAAGTGCTCTGAAGAAATTGGCTACCAAGAGACTTGGTCACAATGCTTCAGATGTGCAGAGTTTAAGTGCCCTAGGATTTGTTTACAAGCTCGAGGGAGAAAAGAGGCAAGCTGCTGAGTACTATGAAAGGGCCCAAAAGATAGATCCAGAAAATGCAGAATTTCTTACTGCTCTCTGTGAGCTTCGACTTTCCATTTAA